From the genome of Tenrec ecaudatus isolate mTenEca1 chromosome 1, mTenEca1.hap1, whole genome shotgun sequence:
AATAGGGTGAATTAACTGCtataaatgaacaactctgacaTCTCAGGGGCATCATGTAAACAACATTTATTCTTATTCACAGGCAGCAGAGGATCAGAGGGAGACTTGGCTTCACCTGGTCATTCAGACATTCAACTTCCTTCCCTCTTCTGGCTCTGCCCACATGTGTCCCTGGGGTCTCTCTGCAACCTACCAGTAGCCGGAGAGGGAAAGCCCATGCAGCAGACAAGCGACTGTTGTCTTTTTTTGATAGGAAGGTTTTATAAACCATTTACATTCATACTTCATTCGTGAGAACTTCCAACATGATTTTTCTACGTATGAGGGCTGGGAAGTGCAGGCTAATACTGTGTCCAGGGAAAAGGAAGGAACATGGGCGGCTGTGGGCCCTGGCAGATTCTGTCTCTGCTAATCCTTCAGGCTCTGCTATTCTAGGCTCTTCCCTTCCATCTGGGCATCAAGGCAAGACCGTTGTCTTCTTGAGTCAGGGAGTTCTCTTCTCTGTAGAGTGCTGAACGCCAGTGCCAAATTTCCCGTCAGCCTCTCAGTTTTCTTTCAGTCTTTTCTTGGGCGGTGCGTTCTTGTTGCATCTACTAATATTGCCCtttggagacctggtggtgccaATCGTTAATGCACTTGGCTGCAAACTGACAAGCTGGAGGTCCAAGTCCTGCCCTTAGAACATGCCTCGCGACCTTCTAGAAACCCCGCCACTGGAAGCCAGAGGGAGCACAGCTCGCCTATGACATATATGAGGTCATCATGCACTGGAGTTGCTTCAGCGGGAACTCCATCTAATAGCATCGACTAGGTCTTACTTTCAGTGGGGAACCGAGGAGCGTgcttgctcccgtgaagatttaaaCGTCCTGGACACCCACcccggcagttctgctctgtctaacagggttgctttgagccagaatcaactcactggcagtgcgtttggttttgcttttgtttttttatctaaCTGGTCTCTAGGGGTCTTGCTGGATTGAAAGTTTACAAAAGGAATTTCAATAGAGAAATTACAGGGGGGATTAAAGTGCCACCCCCACGCTGTCATGTTGCTTTAAAGAGAGAGACCCCTCTCAAGGACTCCATCGAGGCAGCCCGGCCTGCCTTCAGACTTCAGGGGCCACACATGGCTGGAGAGGAACGACTGTCTGTAGGCAAAACATCAACCATCTATGAGAACTGCTCAGTAGACTGGGGTTGATTCGCAAATGTCAAGGCATTTTCTCCCTGACTGTGAGGCTCGGTTTCTCACCCGTGTcccatctagttcttaaatagcCATCCCGCACCTCCATGTGGAGCATCTGCACTGAGATAGGTCagtaggtggcagaaggaccttcttGTTGTTCAAAGTCATGAGATACAATTGCACAATTCTCATTCCTCCGCTGGTGATCTCTCACCTCTCTTATCTGAGTCTGAAACAAACAGAGCAAACTATTGCCATTCAGGGGATTGTGGCTCTATAGGaaaggcagaactgctccttggggtttccacGACTTTCAATCTTgctaggaacagacagcctcacttttctcccatggagccgctggtgagtttgaactactggccttgtggttagcagctcaatgcatagcccactgcaCCCCCATAGCGCTCTTATCTGAACATGGCACAGCTACGATGACAAACACACCCTAAAACTATTGACTGGCCAAGTCTGTCACCAAATACTATCAGTACCATGCACATTCTTCACAACTCCTCTTTCAGAGAACCTCCTCATTCCATCATTACCATGTTCCATGTCAGAAAGTACTTATCTCTGCTCAGTGTTCTGGGATCCCTGCTAAAACCTGGTGCTGAAACAATGAGTAAATATTCTAGAACAAAGGACTACAAGATGTAGAACTGAGACATGAGCACCTTGGGGCGTACTGGCCtactgtctcccaggaagtggtggGCCCTACCTCTCACAAGTCTTTTTTGGTTACATGATGCCCATTCTCCTGCTAGTGACCTTGCCTTTGTGGCTGAACTGTTCTGACCAAATTAACCAGAGTCAGGATCCAGAGATAAGTATGAGTTTGGGTCACAAAATGTATTGGTTAGAAGAgaagttgcttgtttgtttgtttgtttgtttgtttgtttgttttcctttaagaaacGTTAGGAAAGCATGGGATCAGTTGGGTGACTAGAGGTATGTTTGTCTCTAGGTTAGGAGATGAAGGATTGGCTGGGCAGGAAATGGGTCGGCAGTGACAGAGCTCCTAACCCAGAGGGGAGAGCTATATCACATACCTGCTTGTACCTGCCGGCAGGTTCTCTGCTGCCTAATTCTGCCTAAAAGACCATCACTGGGAAGCTGCTACATCTACTTTCTCACATACACAAAGAGCACATCACACAGATGGACAACTGTTGAGACGATGGGATCTCCTTCTTTAGACAGTATAAATGGAAGGCTCCTTCCTGTAAGCATTCAGCATAGCCTCAGAGACTGACTGTCTATTTTTACAATTAAGTTTTATCACAGTATCATTATGCCTGGTGTCGGTTCACCAGGTTCTAAAGCCTCAGTTGATACCAGGGAAACCGTGTTCCCTACTTGACATGAGACTTAGCTGGATATTTCCGCCTCCTTCGGCCTTTTTCTTGCCCTTTTCTCAGTGGTGGCTCTACCTCCAAGATATTTTCCCTCAGATAAAGGATTGCATTTGTAAGATTCTTTGGCTACAGGCTACCTCTGTTGGCAGGTAGTGTAGGGATGAACCAACAGCAACAGCAAGAGGTTATTACCAGGGCACTCAGGGaattcaacatttccccccaagtTTCATGTAAAAAGATCAGGTTTCGAGGTAGAAGACTCTGCCCTGGAATAATGACCTGCTTTCTCTAAAGAATAAGAGCGTGTGGACGCTGGATTCCTTGTGATCACCTAAGATCGGGTCAATGTACCCCACTCCCACCGCAGGTTCTGTGACATTGTCTGTGACATTGTCTTTCAAATGTTATTTTAATTGttctttccttccatttttttCACAGACACCCATCTTGCGCTGGGGTGGCCTGCATGGATGGTCAACATGTCAGGCCTGGGCTACCTCACAATTGGAGAAAGGGCAGGAAGAGCTAAAACCAATGCCAGTGTGGGGTCAGCACTGAGGAGAGGACAGCGAAAGGGCATCTTTTCCAGCAAGAGCTCCCCACGGCTTCCCTCCTGACTCATGTCTCCAGGCAAGGACGGCGGCGCTTGACTCTGTGCGCAAGAATTCAGCAGAGTAGTCAGGGACCTGAAGAGGGGGCAAGGAGCTGTGGCTGAAGTCTGCAGGCTCAGGGTGGGGGCTGAGGTAATCCGGGTCCAAAAGACGGGAGGGTCATTCCAGAGTCAGTCACAGCCAGGTGAAACGTCAAGAAGGCAGGGCTAGGGTTCTGTCATGAACAGAATATAGAGTGAGGTTGGCAACAGTTCAGACAATGACCGCTTCACTCAAGCTTAAAGAGACCAAGGCAAAGATGGTGACCCTCCCAGGGTCCAAGCCACACACGTTTCCCACTCTGACGTGAAACCAAGTCACAATCTGCTACAGAATCCCAGGGATATAGCAAATCCATTCACAAATCATATTCACCTAGTTTAACGCATTTTATACTCTACAAGCATAACACTCAGTGAGGTAAATGGGGTGAGTGTCTTCCTAGTTTACACATGAAAACACTGAGCTTCAGAGAATTAAATCACCAGCCTTAGCTGGTGCCACATGGTTGCAGGAAAGCTAGCTGCTAGTCACAGTCCTCGATCAATTCTCAGGTCTTACCTAGTGTCAGAGTCAAGTAGCTCTGGGCCGTCAActccaaccctgatcataaaaCTGAGCTGCTGACCAGTGGTTGTCTAGAGTCAGTGCCCAAGGGCAGCACTTGCATTTCTTCGCCCAAGTTGGGCCAGGAATTCTTCCTCTGGTCCCCTTTAGAGCTCTATAGTCCAGAGGTAGGATCCCAGCCTCTCTGATAAGACTTTCATGGACAAGTTCAAAGACTCCCCACCCCCGTCTACCCCTCTTGCACCAGGTCAGTCCTCATGGACCCTAGCTGTAGAACTTACCTGAGCAAATCACAGCCACGTCTTCCTTGTGTGTACAGTCATGGTACCCCCATAACCGGTGCCGGCACTGCTCCAAGGATGTCTCATTCCCTGAGCAACGCACATCATCCAGCCAGATTTGGCCAACTCCCGGGACAAAGGGTTTCTTGGCATGGGGAGGTCGAGAGACGGGCTTCCCACAGCCCAGCTGCTTGCAAACCACCTGATTCTCCTTTTCACCCCAGTCGTCATCACAGACAGAGCCCCACAGACCCTTATGCAACACCTCCAGTCGCCCAGAGCAGTGATCTCCTCCTTCCAGCCTCAGCTCAAAGGGGCCTGCGGGAAGGAATGGGACGTCAGGGGTTGAACAGAGCCACGGAAAGAAAGTGAAAAGGAATTCACCGACATCCTCACTTAAACTTGGAAAACTCTCCACAAATATTTCTGTGATTACACCCCCTTCCCCAGGTCCCTTCATATTCCAAACCTTTTGACCTAGGGACCTTTCTCCAACAAAGATCTTTTCATTTCTCTATCTATTTTATAGAACGAACATCTATAAATTATGTTCTagtaggtgttttttttaaataaaaaaaccattttacggggagttaatacagatagcatatcatttcatcattgttcaatcacatcaagcaggatttacaattgctaccacaatcagtttcaaaaattattttcctcctggattccttgatatcagctcccctttactaccctcccccccaccactgtATCCCGCTCCATCCCTACCCCCAAACACTTATTCTATTTACCATAGGTTCATCGATtctgggtttcatgtactgaaaacCAGAACAATGTattacaaaaattcaagagggtagtCCCCCAAAACATAACGCATCTGAGattaaccccaatatgaacaaataaaTGACCAAAAAATACAGAAAGTGTTGCAAATCAGATCAAGCACAATGTGCatcagagtgggaatcaactgacaaggttaaccgttcaagtcaggttCATCATTTGGATCTCCTGTAGTcatctttccaatgcactctatttggtaatcactttcctcccatcccgctAGTTGTTGCTTTTTAAGTGAAGAACTTAACAAATTTATGAAATAGTTGTCCTCGTCCATAGTTAATATTTTTTCAGAAAGCCCAAGAAAAAGTCAAAGCTGAGGCGATGGATGATTGATTCAATCTTTCCCTTTCTCCCAGCCCAGCTCTGACCAAGGGGAAACGCGGAATATCTGCTACCTCAGTTTGAATTCTGCCAGCCTCGCTCAATGGAGCCAAAATGGGATCTATAAATGGGTGCTTCATGCTTATCAGCTACTGGAATTTGAAAGTACTTGACTGATACAGTTCTGGTGTCTTGAAGAAGCTCCTGGGGTACACGAGCCTCCTTCTAGAAGCAGCCTCTTTCCCCAGTCCAGACCACTGTCTGGGGGGTTGTTCATTTGTCTTTAATGACCTCATATCTGTCTTCTCTGCATCGATTCTGCTTCTCAGAACCAAGGATTAGGATCAACTAGCATGGGCATCTCTGAGACGTGATGCTGCCAGTGCCCTGATAATAGATAGCAGCCCGGTTCAGAGACTTCCGGTGCCAAACCCAGGCCCTCTTTTGATCTTGAGGTCAGTCAGTTTATTTACCTGGCTACCTGAATGTGTAAGTTGGATTGTTGCCAGCCCCTTGGAAAAGGAGAGGCAGCCGTAGAGCATAATGAACTTCTCAACTCCAAGTCCATCCCTTCTAGCTGGTAACCAGTCCCCATAGAGTCTattccaacccatggcaaccccTTGGGTGTCCAAGCAGACTtgtgctccacaggattttccaTGGCCAAATTTCAGAAGTTGAACACCAGGACTTTTTTACAAGTTGCCCCTGGGAGGTCTTGGCCCACCGCACTTTAGATGATCAGCTGAGTGTGCTGACCATTTGCACCCCATCCTGCCTAATGCTGCCTAATTCCTCTCTCTCCACAAACCTCACGTTAGGATCCCCTACGCAACCCCAATTGTATCAAATACGAAAGCTGTATTCTTAGATGCCCCGCCAGTTCCTACCCTATTGCTTCCTTTCTTTCAGCTAACACTGGCAGTCGTTATTTTTTTTAGAAATTTAAGACTTTGTGCAAATATTATCATTGTTGAGGAGAGACCTAATCAAAATAGATATGTAAAGTCAGTTCTTAGTTAAAGAAATAATCCTGGAAACCCTAATAATTTGTGGAGCAGATAGTATAGACCACAGCAGAATTGGGGAAGAACttcaaatcatattttaaaatgtattcatttaacatatttattgcagactagaaagccCCCATCTGTTTGGTGTCCCTGGGGGACAGCATGTTTGGCAGAGTGGAGGGTCAGTAAGACAAGAGAAGACCTTCAAATGAGgtgaattgacactgtggctatAGTCATCGGCTCTAACACAGCGGCAGCTTTGAGGATGGGCAACACGGCGACAGCTTGAGGATGGGTAGCATAGCGTTCTGTCATGTGTTGGtgatgccatgagtcagaactgactggacagcgccAGTCAGCAACAGCAATTTCTTTGGCTaagacactcactgccatcgtgtcaatgCCGGTTCATAGAGACCGACCCCACGGGACAGGAGAgagctaactgcccctgtgagtgtccgagactGACACATCAGGGCTGCGGAAacacccgtctttctcctgtggagcgactagcggtttccaatggctgactttCCCGTTAACAGGCCCACGTGGAACCCCGAGCCTGCCAGAGCTCCTTGGGTTAAAAAGCTCACATGAAAATTGTCAATTGGAAAACGGATTTGCCTTTAAAGTTTCACCAAGTTCACAATAGAAAGGGTTTTAAAAATCTATTGCCAAGCAACACCAGGTATGCTGCTGCTCCCTAACCAACTCACAGTGAAGTGGTGCACGCCTGTCTGCAAGACACAGATTAACCTAGTGGTTCAGTAATCTAGACGAGGTTACTCATCCCTGCATCATGGCAGTGGTGGGATCGTTTCCGTTTTAAATGCACCGTTTAAGGAGCAAAATGCAGAGCAAGCGAGTATCCATTCAGACCATTCTGGGCAGAGGAGAGAAGCCAGGCCAGCATGAAAGAAGCGTGCTGCGGGGAATCCAGAAGGCTCAGAAGGCTTACACGGAGTCCAATAGGGTAATCCAAGCCTGGCGGTCAAACCTCACCCACGGTTTTGTTCACTGCTgagcgctttaaccactgcaccaccggggctccaaaATAAGCATTAAaaccccctcactgccattgagttgattctgactccgagcagagctgccctgtgggcctCTGGGCTGGCAGTCGTGACAGCCGCAGTGAGGCTCGTCTtgctcccgcagagcggctggtggtttccaactgctggcctttcaaattatcagcccagtgcttaaGGCACTGCGTTACCAAGGCTCCCCACCGAGTCAATGTCAATGcacagccaccctctaggacaggctggaactacccctgtgaggttAGCAGAGTGGAAAGCCCAAGCTTTCTCTCATAGAACAGCTGGTGTGATCAAACTTCTGACCATGCGACGAGCAGCCCAATCGTAGTCACTCACCACCAGGGCCCCCGATAGAACAACAGTCCCTAAAAACATAAGACTTAATATTGTTTAAAGCATTTCATACACAAAAGCAGTTATGAATAGCCCCCCCTTTTCTGGCAAGAACAATAAGGACAGGCACAGTTAAATAACTTTGCCATATCTATTTACAATTCTCTGTAAATAATAATTGAATAAAATTCTATTGACTAGATGTACCAATGTATTACTCTCTGAACTTGTAGGCATTACCTTCACATTGGACCCATGTGTCTTGGTCATGGGTGCAGGTGCTTCCCCCCCACGGGCTCAAGGAGCATTTCTGAAGGGTTAGTTCTTTTCCTGAGCATGAGACCCAGCTCAGCCAGATGGGCCATGGGCCCTGGACAGCTCTGTTGTAGTATGCTTGGGTCAGTAGGGCACGTCCGCATCCCAGCTGCCGGCAGACCACCTTGGCCGCACGGAGGTTCCAACCTGCTTTGCACACGGAGCCCCACTGGCCCTGGTGCTTCACCTCCAATCGCCCCTCGCAGCGGCTCGGGCCATCGGCAAGTCGCACAGTCTCAGAGAATGGGAAAGCTACAGAGGAAATAGAACAATCATCTCGGGGGAAGGAGGCACTGTGCACATCTCTGTGCTTGGTGTTTAGTCCAATGCAAACATGCTATTAGCACCTAATAACTGCTGACAGGTGCTTATTGAATGaaccagtgagtccattctgagttGAAACATTAAGTGTCTGTGATGGTACTACTTTCTCGCATTATTTTCACATTCAAAACTGTTCCTCATTTGCCTCTCCTaaaaagtagggcaaaaggtgaTATGGGTTTAAATGGatgaatagatagataaataaataacaaaacagAATGAGAAGGAAAGTAGTGAACTCAAGGCTAATGCTTGTTTGTTAAACCATCACCCGAGTATCTCAGATTGGTGTTCTTCACCCTCACCACCTCCTCAGACATAGCAGAAGCGTTGGCAAGAGGGCACAAAGATTCCGTGATGGATTCCGTGACAGTAAACACATGGGAAGACAGAGAAAGAGCAGACGTGGCCTCACTTTGCAGCCAAGCCACAGTCTAACAGGGAGTGCAGACACAGGGGGTCATCAGACTGGAAGCAATACTGGCCAGAGAACGCAGGAAGAGAACAGAGTGTGAGAGCTTCCTTTGAGTGTCTCCTGCTGAACTTCACTCGCTGGTGGACTTCCCGCGACTGAAGCTATAGGAGAAGCACGCCGTACACTTGGTGAGCTTGCTCCTCCTTCCATGTTTCCAGCTCCAGATGCAGGGTGTACTATTCCATAATGGTGGGGTTTAGTACggataggaacgggaaacacagggaatccaggaaagaggaTCCCTTCAgttaccagtggtgagagtggcgacaccgggagggtggggtagaaaggaggaaccaattacaaggatctacatataacctcttccctgggggatagacagcagaaaagggggtgaagggagacttcagacagtgtaagacatgacaaaataataataatttataaattatgaaggattcgtgaggaagggggaaccagggagggaggggaaaatgagaacctggggccaggggcttgggtggggagcaaatgttttgagaatgatgagggcatcgaaagtacaaatgtgctttgcacaattgatgtatgtgtggacggtgataagagttgtatgagcccccaacaaaatgattaaaatttttaaaaataatcattaaaaGAAAGATACTGGTGTGATGATTGCTAGAGGGTCTGTGTTGGTGTGGCTAGAGGAAAAGGAGGTTTTCATATAAGCAGGAAGCACTTGCCCAGGCAGGAAGAGCAACAACGCGGGATGAGGATACGTATCTCTTGGCAGGAGGGATCAATTCACAGTTGCAATTCACAGGGAAGTGCACAGTGGGGAGCAAAGGCAAAGAAGCATAGGGTTTGGGGAGCTGGCAAATGGTGCCTGCCACACTCACGGTCACATGCTGCTCCTGAGTCTTCCTTGTGAGTACAAATCCCGTAATCCAGTTCTTCTAGTTTACACTGAGCCAGGCTATCTTCCATCCCGCTGCAGGTGATTTGTTGATTGACAATGTCTTGGTTTTTGTCTGGCAGCGGCAGGTATTTTAAACCACGGGGTGTTCCTTTGGCTGCCCCACAGCCCAGTTCCCGGCACAACACGGCCACGTTCTCCATGTTCCAACCGTCATCACACAGGGTGCCCCACTGTCCATTCTGTTCCACCTCTACCCGCCCTTCGCAGCGATGGGGGCCACTCACCAGTCGCACTCTAAGCGAAGACTCTGCAAAGGAAGGCAAGATGGGGGGAGACCAGGAGACCCTCAAGTGTATTCAGGATTCTCCGGCAGCCAGGACGGCACCAACCATTCACAGAGGGCGTGGACAGTCGGGGCAGGGGGGAAAGAATGGGATTgacaagaagaggaggaagaggatccGCTGGATTCATTTCTAAATTctatttggtagccccaggcctgcttgAAACTCTAGCAAAGATTATGTTCTTTGTTGCGCGCGGCTCTGCCTCTCCCCAGGGTAGCCAAAGGGAGGGGACTGGCGGTTCTGTAAATACTTTGGGCTCCTGATCCAAACACAGAAGTCTTCTTGATGGCACCAGGTTTAAAAATGCCTGGCTTCAAACATACctgccacttcatgggagaaagaggaggcagcctgcttccataaaaatgacCGGTTGAACCCGCTATCTGGTAAAGTCCATCTGATAAAGTCTCCATGGGTTCAAATCATCTTGACAGCAATTGATGCCTTTGTTTCCACTGaacaatttctctctctctctctctctctctctctctctctctctctctctctctctctctctctctctcattcttccATTGCCAACAAGAAGCCACATCATCCTTGTTCAATCCTGTGGCATTTTCTCATGTGCTGGCATCCAGCACAAAAGCAGCCctgagagcaccaggccagggaagAGTCAGAGACTCAGACCCTCACAGACCCAGAAATGAGTCTAGAGGGTCCCCGAGGGTAGAGCTGCTGAAGGCGAGAAGTCCTGAAGAACTTTCACATAAGATTGGTGGCATCTTGGACTTGATTCTGCTTCCTACATAAATCTCTCCCACCCACCGAGGCAGAGAGAGGGTCGACAAGGAAGAGCCTATCAGGCAACATCTGTGGAGCATACTACACTGTGACGTGTCCTTTCATGAACCTTGAGAACAGTGAAGAATTCAGGAATAACAGTGCGGTCCTCAAAGAGCTCAGATGTggtcaaacccaacccaacccactgccattgaggcagtgCCACCTCATCTCGACTctgggggacagggtagaaccgcccttgtgagtttctgagaccgtgactcttcatgggagtacgaAGGCCTATCTTACTCACTTACACTTGGTAGCCTGAGACCATCACATCAGGTCTCCTGCAGTTGCAGACTTACACTGGAGAAGGAAGGGATTTGTCATGCTCGACGGAGTGGAAAAGTTAGCCTTGGGGCCATTTAACTGAGAGAGCCCGGTGCACCTGGGTGATTCACATTTGCACTGGTGGCCTGTGGCCTTCTGGTATGTGAGCAGCTTGACAGATGTTTAACACATGGGATGACCCAGTTGACTGTATGAGGGGAATGACTTCTGCTTGCCTGTCTCTGTGCTGTGTAACTCCCTAGAACATAGAGTCAACCCCACAAGGAGAGATTAAATGAGAAAACTCAATCCTCACTGCTATTAAATTGCATTGGAAACAAATTTGGTTTGTTCATTTGATTTTCGCATCTGTCTCTTTATTCCCCTTTCCCCTAATAGGCAGAAGATGTAGACTGAAGGCATGGAATTTGATTTAGTAATATAACTCCTATGAAATTTACAGCTTTTCACACAGGTTTAAAGCTTATATATTTGGGCAGAAATATAATTCAAGAGGCATCACCTAGAAATAACTTTGGGGTCCGTTTAAGTCACTGCAAGACTAGAGCTTGCCCCAGGATTATTACACGCTCCAGTTTAGATTAGCTATCAAGATGGCAGGCaagttattatattttattttaaatagtaaAATTCTGGTTGTAAGATCAACTCCCTTTTAATGAATGCTCATTTTTCCATGACCTAGGATACCAGAAAACCTATAGGAAAGAAAAAACatgtatttaaaagaaaagaaacaagcaGGAGCTTGCGTGGTGAAGGAAGGGTCAGAGAAACATTGAAGAGTTACAGGAGGGTCGAAGGAGCCCGCAGGACACTGTGCTTAGCagcctttaggctcaggctcataGATCGAGTTAGGGTCAGCGATGAAACGGCCTAGCGTGTGGGGAAGTTTTAAAGAGAGAAACAGAAGCGAACCAAGGAGCCAGAATAAAAAGACGGAGTAATCTTGGAGTTAAGCGAAGACTCTAACAGCAATGCTTATTAAGAAATCGAATCACAGACAACAGGGGGCAGGGGCTTCCACAGCCACACCAGAGTTTGCAGCTGCCACTCTCTGGTAAGGTCTACTTTCCAGAGAAAAATAGCCCAGAGAGGTCATGCTAAAGAAGCTGATACTCCACAAACTTGAG
Proteins encoded in this window:
- the CD5L gene encoding CD5 antigen-like, whose amino-acid sequence is MTLLLSLILAICTGPGLSESSLRVRLVSGPHRCEGRVEVEQNGQWGTLCDDGWNMENVAVLCRELGCGAAKGTPRGLKYLPLPDKNQDIVNQQITCSGMEDSLAQCKLEELDYGICTHKEDSGAACDPFPFSETVRLADGPSRCEGRLEVKHQGQWGSVCKAGWNLRAAKVVCRQLGCGRALLTQAYYNRAVQGPWPIWLSWVSCSGKELTLQKCSLSPWGGSTCTHDQDTWVQCEGPFELRLEGGDHCSGRLEVLHKGLWGSVCDDDWGEKENQVVCKQLGCGKPVSRPPHAKKPFVPGVGQIWLDDVRCSGNETSLEQCRHRLWGYHDCTHKEDVAVICSGP